In Amycolatopsis methanolica 239, a single genomic region encodes these proteins:
- a CDS encoding winged helix-turn-helix transcriptional regulator, producing MALGKDYATQDCSLARALEAVGERWTLLVLRDFFYGVRRFGDLCAHLDIPRAVLTDRLKSLVAAGLLERRPRPSGHEYVLTERGIALWPAVFALAQWGEHEFGPPAGPRRVFSHADCGTAVTESGLCPHCRTVPGPADLVVSLGPGAKRGHRDDPVSVALREPHRLLTPLT from the coding sequence GTGGCACTCGGCAAGGACTACGCGACCCAGGACTGCTCACTGGCGCGGGCGCTGGAGGCCGTCGGCGAGCGGTGGACGCTGCTCGTCCTGCGGGACTTCTTCTACGGCGTCCGGCGGTTCGGCGACCTGTGCGCGCACCTCGACATCCCGCGGGCCGTCCTCACCGACCGGCTGAAGTCCCTGGTGGCCGCAGGCCTGCTCGAACGGCGGCCGCGGCCGTCCGGCCACGAGTACGTCCTCACCGAGCGCGGCATCGCCCTGTGGCCCGCGGTGTTCGCACTGGCGCAGTGGGGCGAGCACGAGTTCGGGCCGCCCGCCGGGCCGCGGCGCGTCTTCAGCCACGCGGACTGCGGCACCGCCGTCACCGAGTCCGGGCTCTGCCCGCACTGCCGGACCGTCCCGGGCCCGGCGGACCTGGTGGTGAGCCTCGGTCCCGGCGCGAAGCGCGGCCACCGGGACGACCCGGTGAGCGTCGCGCTGCGGGAGCCGCACCGGCTGCTGACCCCGCTGACCTGA
- a CDS encoding MFS transporter, translated as MATLVIACAAAFLVLVNFTAPLATLGEIADALGAGPAGQTWILGSISLGLAAALLIAGSLADTFGRRRVFVLGGAGLAAGSVLCALAPATWAALLVSSLGLIAHAHPAGAARVRATGLWGAMLGGGITGAGLPRRPARGRGAGARAGHHRPGHRRRHRTDDPPAQRRQPVLRA; from the coding sequence ATGGCAACGCTGGTGATCGCGTGCGCCGCGGCGTTCCTGGTGCTGGTGAACTTCACGGCGCCGCTTGCCACGCTCGGCGAGATCGCGGACGCGCTCGGCGCGGGGCCCGCCGGGCAAACCTGGATCCTCGGGAGCATCAGCCTCGGCCTGGCCGCGGCGCTGCTGATCGCGGGCAGTCTCGCGGACACTTTCGGTCGCAGGCGGGTGTTCGTGCTGGGCGGCGCGGGGCTCGCGGCCGGCAGCGTGCTGTGCGCGCTGGCGCCGGCGACCTGGGCGGCGTTGCTGGTGTCCAGCCTGGGGCTCATCGCGCACGCCCACCCGGCCGGGGCCGCGCGCGTGCGGGCCACGGGACTGTGGGGCGCGATGCTCGGTGGCGGCATCACCGGTGCGGGTCTACCTCGGCGGCCTGCCCGCGGACGCGGTGCCGGCGCTCGTGCCGGCCACCACCGGCCGGGACATCGACGCCGGCACCGCACGGACGATCCACCAGCGCAGCGGCGGCAACCCGTTCTCCGTGCGTGA
- a CDS encoding NlpC/P60 family protein, which produces MRFRSWGRAAAGRALIALILVAAVGTCGWLLVEPPGEQVRAAADVVPPEPPSGNAALASAPTVLEPNAPVQAQAPQEQGRSELEKWAAGLSGPLDIPERALIGYATGELTLREEDPGCHLSWVTLAGIGKASTDHGRFGGGSLAADGTLTKALGAVPLTGAAGEAATESRGGPMQLTQAEWQRAGARGDIQDIDDASVAAGRTLCAGNTDLQSGQGWWKAIEHYRDSDLFRQQALGNAQLYAQLSLDPASASAPSVRATRFALDQLGLPYVWGGNGPDAGAAGFDCSGLTKAAYDAAGVNLLRTADMQFRSTPAVAEPKMGDLVFYGNPATRIHHVGLYLGNGLMINAPTQGMAIQIATYRTRTDDYAGASRPAA; this is translated from the coding sequence ATGCGTTTCCGATCCTGGGGGCGGGCCGCCGCCGGGCGTGCCCTGATCGCGCTGATCCTCGTCGCCGCCGTCGGCACCTGCGGATGGCTGCTGGTCGAGCCGCCGGGGGAACAGGTGCGGGCCGCCGCCGACGTGGTGCCACCCGAGCCGCCGTCGGGCAACGCGGCGCTCGCGTCCGCGCCGACCGTGCTCGAGCCGAACGCACCCGTGCAGGCGCAAGCGCCCCAGGAGCAGGGCCGCAGCGAGCTGGAGAAGTGGGCGGCCGGGCTGAGCGGACCGCTGGACATCCCGGAGCGCGCGCTGATCGGGTACGCGACGGGCGAACTGACGCTGCGCGAGGAGGACCCGGGCTGCCACCTCTCGTGGGTGACGCTCGCCGGGATCGGCAAGGCCAGCACGGACCACGGCCGGTTCGGCGGCGGATCGCTCGCCGCGGACGGGACGCTGACGAAGGCGCTGGGCGCGGTGCCGCTGACCGGCGCCGCCGGTGAGGCCGCGACGGAATCGCGCGGCGGCCCGATGCAGCTGACCCAGGCCGAGTGGCAGCGGGCCGGCGCGCGGGGAGACATCCAGGACATCGACGACGCGTCCGTCGCCGCGGGCCGCACCCTGTGCGCCGGGAACACCGACCTGCAGTCCGGGCAGGGCTGGTGGAAGGCGATCGAGCACTACCGCGACTCGGACCTGTTCCGCCAGCAGGCGCTCGGCAACGCCCAGCTGTACGCGCAGCTGTCGCTGGACCCGGCGTCGGCGTCCGCGCCGTCCGTGCGGGCCACCCGGTTCGCCCTCGACCAGCTCGGCCTGCCCTACGTGTGGGGCGGCAACGGCCCCGATGCGGGCGCGGCCGGGTTCGACTGCTCCGGGCTGACGAAGGCCGCCTACGACGCGGCGGGCGTGAACCTGCTGCGCACCGCGGACATGCAGTTCCGGTCCACCCCGGCGGTCGCCGAACCGAAGATGGGCGACCTGGTGTTCTACGGCAACCCGGCGACGCGCATCCACCACGTCGGCCTCTACCTGGGCAACGGCCTGATGATCAACGCGCCGACGCAGGGCATGGCCATCCAGATCGCGACGTACCGCACGCGGACGGACGACTACGCGGGGGCGAGCCGCCCGGCCGCCTGA
- a CDS encoding biotin--[acetyl-CoA-carboxylase] ligase, with the protein MNAINAGRLRAELLAPQGPYAALDVVPSTGSTNADLRRASVEGAADRTVLIAEEQTSGVGRRARVWASPKGSGIYLSVLLRPAEVPFSALGSLAIAAGLAVTDLTTELGVDAVLKWPNDVLAGPDRGKCAGILSEAVAGDELGVVLGIGLNVRPLGPGVEPGAGGLLPTSLAEQGARTTDRTDVAALLLAALADREDRWRAAGGDLAKAALLDDYRARCETLGQEVRVLLPGDHAILGTAEDVDGAGQLEVRGQNGKRHTVFAGDVVHLRPVR; encoded by the coding sequence ATGAACGCGATCAACGCCGGGCGGCTGCGCGCCGAACTGCTCGCCCCGCAGGGTCCGTACGCGGCGCTGGACGTCGTCCCCAGTACCGGTTCCACCAATGCCGACCTGCGGCGGGCGAGCGTCGAGGGCGCGGCGGACCGGACCGTGCTGATCGCCGAGGAGCAGACCTCCGGCGTCGGCAGGCGTGCCCGGGTGTGGGCGTCCCCCAAGGGCAGTGGCATCTATCTCAGTGTGCTGCTCCGCCCGGCGGAGGTCCCGTTCAGCGCACTCGGCTCACTGGCGATCGCGGCCGGGCTCGCGGTGACCGACCTGACCACCGAACTGGGTGTCGACGCCGTCCTCAAGTGGCCCAACGACGTGCTCGCCGGCCCGGACCGCGGCAAGTGCGCCGGCATCCTGTCCGAGGCCGTCGCCGGGGACGAGCTGGGCGTGGTGCTCGGCATCGGGCTCAACGTCCGCCCGCTCGGCCCGGGTGTCGAGCCGGGCGCGGGCGGGCTGCTGCCGACGTCGCTGGCCGAACAGGGCGCCCGCACCACCGACCGCACCGACGTCGCCGCGCTGCTGCTGGCCGCGCTCGCCGACCGGGAGGACCGCTGGCGCGCGGCGGGCGGCGACCTCGCGAAGGCCGCCCTGCTGGACGACTACCGGGCCCGTTGCGAGACCCTCGGTCAGGAGGTGCGGGTGCTGCTGCCGGGCGACCACGCGATCCTCGGCACGGCCGAAGACGTGGACGGCGCGGGCCAGCTGGAAGTGCGTGGCCAGAACGGCAAGCGGCACACCGTGTTCGCCGGAGACGTCGTGCACCTGCGCCCGGTACGGTGA
- a CDS encoding PH domain-containing protein, which translates to MAYPDDLLSENEQVIVHSHPHAKMLIWPVIGFLVTLGLGIWLVTLAGDAPAPWNDVARIAIAVVAVVLIVWFFLVPLVRWRTTHFIVTTDRLIVREGVIKRTGIDIPLGRISSVQFEHGIVDRLFGCGTLVIESASDEPLRFEDIPRVERVHTMIYRQVNDNPYDDFPGEQGPQPRGRGVR; encoded by the coding sequence GTGGCCTACCCCGACGATCTGCTCAGCGAGAACGAGCAGGTCATAGTGCATAGCCATCCGCACGCGAAGATGCTGATCTGGCCGGTGATCGGTTTTCTCGTGACGCTGGGGCTGGGCATCTGGCTCGTCACGCTCGCCGGCGACGCGCCCGCGCCGTGGAACGACGTGGCCCGCATCGCGATCGCCGTGGTCGCGGTGGTGCTGATCGTCTGGTTCTTCCTGGTGCCACTGGTCCGCTGGCGCACGACCCACTTCATCGTCACGACCGACCGCCTCATCGTCCGCGAGGGCGTGATCAAGCGCACCGGCATCGACATCCCGCTGGGCCGGATCAGCAGCGTGCAGTTCGAGCACGGCATCGTGGACCGCCTCTTCGGCTGCGGGACGCTGGTGATCGAGTCCGCTTCGGACGAGCCGCTGCGCTTCGAGGACATCCCGCGCGTCGAACGGGTGCACACGATGATCTACCGCCAGGTCAACGACAACCCGTACGACGACTTCCCCGGCGAGCAGGGACCGCAACCCCGTGGCCGCGGCGTCCGGTGA